A single region of the Chloroflexota bacterium genome encodes:
- a CDS encoding helix-turn-helix domain-containing protein, whose product MAEPSPAVLSPEWIAIGRACQMLGVNPATLRHWTSTGKVHVYRTPGGHRRFSAAEIASLVRTEESPSVESLPHAIIAQLRGRYRGLAHASAVHPGWLEALDPATRSRFHSLGDELLERLGEYLSARGPRQRQRALSAGWKIAAQYGQVAREAGLDTHQAIEAYLLFRRPLLDVLARSVSSHPQLSGQLARIVRDAERFMDEVLSGVAGTRPSAGGAAQ is encoded by the coding sequence GTGGCAGAGCCGTCTCCCGCTGTCCTTTCCCCGGAGTGGATCGCAATCGGGCGCGCGTGCCAGATGCTGGGGGTCAACCCGGCGACCCTCCGACACTGGACATCGACGGGCAAGGTCCACGTATATCGAACCCCGGGCGGCCACCGCCGCTTTAGCGCCGCCGAGATCGCATCTCTCGTTCGCACCGAAGAATCTCCCTCTGTCGAGTCGTTGCCGCACGCGATCATCGCGCAGCTCAGGGGACGGTATCGCGGCCTCGCCCACGCATCCGCTGTCCACCCCGGCTGGCTCGAAGCTCTGGATCCGGCGACGCGCAGCCGGTTTCACAGCCTCGGCGACGAGCTGCTGGAGCGCCTAGGAGAGTACCTCTCGGCGCGCGGCCCGCGCCAGCGGCAGCGTGCCCTCAGCGCCGGATGGAAAATCGCGGCCCAGTACGGCCAGGTGGCGCGGGAAGCCGGTCTGGACACCCACCAGGCCATCGAGGCGTACTTGCTCTTTCGTCGGCCCCTGCTCGACGTCCTCGCGCGGAGCGTTTCCTCCCATCCCCAGCTCAGCGGCCAGCTCGCGAGGATCGTCCGCGACGCGGAGCGGTTCATGGACGAGGTGTTGTCGGGCGTTGCCGGAACCAGGCCGAGCGCAGGGGGAGCCGCGCAATGA
- the hemL gene encoding glutamate-1-semialdehyde 2,1-aminomutase — protein MADSSGRRSAELFDRALEIFPGGVNSPVRAFRAVGGVPPFMVGGEGAFVTDADGRSYIDYLGSWGPLILGHAHPAVEAAVADASRAGLTFGAPTEREVVLGELIRSAMPSLERLRFVSTGTEAAMSALRLARAYTGRTKILKFDGGYHGHSDALLVAAGSGLLTNALPSSAGVPDAWVADTISVPFNDLEAVEHALSVHPGAIAAVIVEPVAGNMGVIPPADGFLDGLRELTRREGALLIFDEVITGFRVALGGAQARFGVSPDLTCVGKIIGGGLPAAAYGGRAEIMRLIAPEGPVYQAGTLSGNPVAMAAGAATLRQLHTPGCYDRLESLGKRLEDGIVQAAARAGATVTVQRVGSMLTPFFTDQPVRDESAARRCDTRLYGRFLHGLLDRGVYAPPSQFEAWFVSLAHTERDLDQSISAIDDALRTAISETKAGSGPAAG, from the coding sequence ATGGCTGATTCGTCCGGACGGCGATCGGCCGAGCTGTTCGACCGAGCGTTGGAGATTTTTCCCGGCGGGGTCAACAGCCCTGTGCGCGCATTTCGCGCGGTGGGCGGCGTCCCACCCTTCATGGTCGGAGGCGAGGGCGCCTTCGTGACGGACGCCGACGGGCGGAGCTACATTGACTATCTGGGCTCGTGGGGCCCGCTCATCCTCGGCCATGCGCATCCAGCGGTCGAGGCGGCCGTCGCCGACGCTTCCCGCGCTGGCTTGACCTTCGGCGCGCCTACGGAGCGTGAGGTGGTGCTGGGCGAGCTGATCCGCTCCGCCATGCCCTCCCTCGAGCGGCTGCGGTTCGTCTCGACCGGAACCGAAGCGGCCATGAGCGCGCTGCGGCTCGCTCGAGCCTACACCGGCCGGACGAAGATCCTGAAATTCGACGGGGGATACCACGGGCACAGCGACGCGCTCCTCGTGGCGGCGGGCTCAGGGCTGCTGACGAACGCGCTTCCGAGCAGCGCGGGCGTGCCCGACGCGTGGGTGGCCGACACGATCAGCGTGCCCTTCAACGACCTCGAAGCCGTGGAGCACGCCCTCTCCGTCCACCCCGGCGCCATCGCCGCCGTGATCGTGGAGCCGGTCGCCGGGAACATGGGGGTCATCCCGCCCGCTGATGGGTTCCTCGACGGACTCCGTGAATTGACCCGGCGGGAGGGCGCGCTCCTCATCTTCGATGAGGTCATCACCGGCTTTCGCGTGGCCCTCGGCGGCGCGCAAGCGCGATTCGGCGTGAGCCCCGACCTGACATGCGTGGGCAAGATCATCGGTGGCGGGCTCCCCGCTGCGGCGTACGGCGGGCGGGCTGAGATCATGCGCCTCATCGCCCCCGAGGGGCCGGTCTACCAGGCGGGCACCCTCTCCGGGAATCCGGTCGCCATGGCTGCCGGCGCCGCGACGCTCCGTCAGCTCCACACGCCGGGCTGTTACGACCGTCTCGAGAGCCTGGGCAAGCGCCTCGAAGACGGGATCGTCCAGGCGGCGGCCCGCGCGGGCGCGACGGTCACCGTCCAGCGCGTGGGGTCCATGCTCACGCCCTTCTTTACAGATCAGCCCGTCCGCGACGAGTCTGCTGCCCGCCGGTGCGATACGCGCCTGTACGGGCGATTCCTCCACGGTCTCCTCGATCGCGGGGTGTACGCGCCTCCCTCGCAGTTCGAGGCCTGGTTCGTATCCCTGGCTCACACCGAGCGCGACCTCGATCAGTCGATTTCCGCCATCGACGATGCGCTTCGCACGGCGATCTCGGAGACGAAGGCCGGGAGCGGCCCAGCCGCCGGTTGA
- a CDS encoding adenylate/guanylate cyclase domain-containing protein: MRALWFEASERFGVGAPDLWPLISDTARLNRAIGLRAVTFAATPRPDGGSTVVGEYRQLGRVIARWTEHAFNFVRPRRYSVLREYSVGPLLRLDGGVELTPDGDGTIVRVFAEIVPRSVLGVFLANRVVGPAATTRVIDQCRVFAAYVEGQRDNPFPQLTPQSRADERHLDELIARLNAGGSAPAVTRRLRDHIRTASDERVVGMRPFELADDWGTDRHTTLVTFLQATTVGLVKLGWDALCPNCRIPKAEFARLADLTAQAHCDTCNLAFDASFDQLVEVRFTVSPSVRDARVHLYCVGGPQITPHVVAQAELAPGDVARWPLPPDATTLRLRSPQSAVAALVDVASSSVGSDGGVRPFAAPADATVDARLAIRGEAIIPNRLQLAQEGATLVVENQLDAPAVAVLEDRLWPDTAATAALVSTLQEFRDLFSADVLAPGLQVGIERLTILFTDVAGSTRLYEAIGQARAFRVVQRHFQLIGDAVRENRGAVVKTIGDAVMAVFPTVPQALRAAFQMQRAMAQIETFGAVEPERFLRVGIHAGPCLAVTLNDRLDYFGTAVNVAARVEHEADGGEIVLTNEAFAEPGVAEVAQAECLAPETCEVQLRGLSASTGLVRIAPVRDTMAP, translated from the coding sequence GTGCGAGCGCTGTGGTTCGAGGCGTCGGAGCGATTTGGGGTCGGCGCGCCAGACCTGTGGCCGCTCATCTCGGACACGGCGCGTCTTAATCGGGCCATCGGTCTGCGCGCGGTCACGTTCGCCGCTACGCCCCGCCCGGACGGGGGGAGCACGGTCGTCGGCGAGTACCGGCAGCTCGGTCGCGTGATCGCCCGATGGACCGAGCACGCGTTCAATTTCGTCCGCCCGCGTCGGTACAGCGTTCTCCGCGAGTACAGCGTCGGGCCGCTTTTGCGGCTCGACGGCGGCGTTGAGTTGACGCCCGATGGGGACGGAACGATCGTTCGCGTGTTCGCGGAGATCGTCCCGCGCAGCGTCCTCGGCGTGTTCCTCGCGAACCGAGTCGTGGGCCCAGCCGCGACCACACGCGTCATCGACCAGTGCCGCGTGTTCGCCGCCTACGTGGAGGGCCAGCGCGACAACCCGTTTCCGCAGCTGACGCCCCAGAGTCGCGCAGACGAGCGACATCTCGACGAGCTGATCGCGCGCCTCAATGCCGGCGGGTCCGCCCCGGCCGTCACCCGACGGCTGCGGGACCATATCCGCACGGCCTCGGACGAGCGAGTCGTGGGCATGCGCCCCTTCGAGCTTGCCGACGACTGGGGTACGGACCGCCACACGACCCTCGTCACGTTTCTCCAAGCCACTACCGTCGGGCTCGTCAAGCTTGGGTGGGACGCTCTCTGCCCCAACTGCCGAATTCCCAAGGCCGAATTCGCACGCCTGGCGGACCTGACGGCGCAGGCCCATTGCGACACCTGCAACCTCGCATTCGACGCCAGCTTCGACCAGCTCGTCGAGGTCCGTTTCACCGTGTCTCCTTCCGTGCGCGACGCCCGCGTGCATCTGTACTGCGTCGGGGGTCCACAGATCACCCCGCACGTCGTGGCGCAGGCCGAGCTGGCGCCGGGCGATGTCGCGCGCTGGCCGCTGCCGCCGGACGCGACCACCCTGCGCCTGCGTTCGCCACAATCGGCGGTCGCCGCGCTCGTCGACGTGGCGTCTTCGTCCGTGGGCAGCGACGGGGGAGTGCGCCCGTTCGCGGCGCCGGCCGACGCGACAGTGGACGCGCGACTGGCCATTCGCGGCGAGGCCATCATCCCCAATCGGCTGCAGCTTGCCCAGGAGGGGGCCACGCTGGTCGTCGAGAACCAACTGGACGCGCCGGCCGTCGCGGTGCTGGAGGACCGCCTCTGGCCGGACACGGCCGCCACGGCGGCGCTCGTGAGCACCCTTCAGGAGTTTCGCGACCTCTTTTCGGCCGACGTCCTCGCGCCGGGCCTGCAGGTCGGGATCGAGCGACTCACGATCCTGTTCACGGATGTGGCGGGCTCCACCCGCCTATACGAGGCGATCGGCCAGGCGCGGGCGTTTCGTGTCGTCCAGCGCCATTTCCAGCTCATCGGCGACGCGGTTCGCGAGAATCGGGGCGCGGTGGTGAAGACGATCGGGGACGCCGTCATGGCCGTCTTTCCCACGGTCCCGCAGGCCCTGCGCGCGGCGTTTCAGATGCAGCGCGCGATGGCGCAGATCGAGACGTTCGGGGCGGTGGAGCCCGAGCGCTTCCTCCGCGTCGGCATCCACGCTGGACCGTGTCTCGCGGTCACCCTCAACGACCGGCTGGACTACTTCGGAACGGCGGTCAACGTGGCTGCACGGGTGGAGCACGAGGCGGATGGCGGCGAGATCGTCCTGACGAACGAGGCGTTCGCGGAGCCGGGGGTCGCGGAGGTGGCCCAGGCCGAGTGCCTCGCTCCGGAGACCTGTGAGGTCCAGCTCAGAGGGCTGTCCGCGTCGACGGGCCTGGTCCGCATAGCGCCCGTGCGCGACACGATGGCGCCCTGA
- the hemA gene encoding glutamyl-tRNA reductase: MSHPFELAAGETLATHASLSVVGVNHRTAPLSLRERLAITDAALPSALQLLRAVAREAFVLSTCNRTEVYMVSDDSDAADAMTEILAQYTGVGRGEIEAHRYVRSGEGCVRHLLRVASGLDSMVLGETQILGQVRDALESAATAGAIGPVLGKVVPLALEIGKRSRSETRIGAGAISPSSVAVDLAKRALGDLRSRAVLVVGAGDAAQATARSLVDAGVREILVVNRSLQRAEEVAAVVRGRAVPYDDLVEGLCAADIVISSTSASEHVIGVPDVRAAMNRRGDRSLLFVDIAVPRDIDPAVASIPRVILSNIDDLEAICSANLLNRQREVAAVEEIVDAGLNDYRQWASLQSLVPTIGALYRQAESIRQSEVARTIPRLQSLSPDDRELIDVMTAAIVRRILHSPVAALKERGQGPDAERLVRWVRELFALDDATGARPGP; the protein is encoded by the coding sequence ATGAGCCATCCCTTCGAGCTCGCGGCGGGGGAAACCCTGGCGACGCACGCCTCGCTGTCCGTCGTCGGGGTCAACCATCGCACCGCGCCGCTTTCCCTCCGTGAGCGACTGGCCATCACGGACGCCGCGTTGCCGTCCGCCCTCCAGCTCCTGCGCGCGGTCGCGCGGGAAGCGTTCGTGCTGTCCACGTGCAACCGCACCGAGGTCTACATGGTGTCCGACGACAGCGATGCGGCTGATGCGATGACGGAAATCCTCGCGCAGTACACCGGGGTGGGGCGCGGGGAGATCGAAGCGCATCGGTACGTGCGCTCCGGTGAGGGCTGCGTCCGCCATCTTCTGCGCGTGGCGAGCGGGCTCGATTCGATGGTGCTGGGCGAAACGCAGATACTTGGGCAGGTGCGCGACGCGCTGGAAAGCGCGGCCACCGCGGGCGCCATTGGGCCCGTGCTTGGAAAAGTCGTTCCCCTCGCCCTGGAGATCGGGAAGCGGTCGCGCTCCGAAACGAGGATCGGGGCGGGCGCCATCTCCCCCAGCTCCGTCGCCGTCGATCTCGCGAAGCGCGCGCTGGGCGATCTGCGGAGCCGCGCCGTCCTCGTGGTCGGTGCCGGTGACGCGGCGCAGGCGACCGCGCGCAGCCTCGTGGACGCCGGGGTCCGCGAGATCCTCGTCGTGAATCGCTCTCTTCAGCGCGCCGAGGAGGTGGCGGCCGTTGTCAGAGGGAGGGCCGTCCCCTACGACGATCTCGTGGAGGGGCTCTGCGCTGCGGACATCGTCATCAGCTCTACGAGCGCCAGCGAGCACGTCATCGGAGTGCCGGACGTGCGGGCGGCCATGAACCGTCGCGGGGACCGATCGCTGCTCTTTGTCGACATCGCAGTTCCGCGCGACATCGATCCGGCGGTGGCGTCCATCCCACGCGTCATCCTCTCCAACATCGATGATTTGGAGGCGATCTGCTCGGCGAACCTCTTGAATCGTCAGCGCGAGGTCGCCGCCGTCGAGGAGATCGTCGACGCGGGCCTGAACGACTATCGCCAGTGGGCGAGCCTGCAATCCCTCGTCCCCACCATTGGTGCGCTCTACCGGCAGGCTGAGTCGATCCGTCAGTCCGAGGTCGCCCGGACGATTCCCAGGCTGCAATCGCTATCGCCGGACGATCGCGAGCTGATCGACGTGATGACCGCCGCGATCGTTCGCCGCATTCTCCACAGTCCGGTCGCGGCGCTCAAGGAGCGCGGGCAGGGCCCTGACGCGGAGCGTCTGGTTCGGTGGGTGCGCGAGCTGTTTGCGCTGGACGACGCGACCGGCGCGCGGCCTGGGCCATGA
- the hemB gene encoding porphobilinogen synthase, with protein MSTLQPNVEAGPLDLSRDRSPVRRPRRLRRSVGLRGLVRETVLTPNDFVEPLFVADGIDGRIPVPSMPGVHQLSIGETVRECRDIASAQIPAVILFGIPDRKDDLGTEAYAPDGIVQRAVRAIKDAAPDLVVMTDVCLCEYTSHGHCGVVDHGEVLNDPTLDLLARTAVSHAEAGADVVAPSDMMDGRVAAIRAGLDSAGRADVPILSYAAKYASSFYGPFREAAESAPQFGDRRGYQMDPANGREALHEVQLDLDEGADMVMVKPALAFLDVLWRVKAMSPVPVGAYNVSGEYAMLMAAAERGWIDGQAVMFEVLHSIKRAGADFILTYHARAAARALAWR; from the coding sequence ATGAGCACACTGCAGCCCAACGTTGAGGCGGGTCCTCTCGATCTGTCGCGGGATCGATCTCCGGTGCGTCGGCCGCGTCGCCTCCGACGCAGCGTTGGCCTCCGCGGCCTTGTGCGCGAGACAGTCTTGACCCCGAATGACTTCGTGGAGCCGCTGTTCGTCGCCGATGGGATCGACGGCCGCATTCCGGTCCCCTCGATGCCGGGCGTCCACCAGCTTTCCATCGGCGAAACCGTTCGAGAGTGCCGGGACATCGCGTCCGCGCAGATCCCCGCCGTCATCCTCTTCGGCATCCCGGACAGGAAAGACGACCTCGGGACCGAGGCATATGCCCCCGACGGGATCGTTCAGCGCGCGGTGCGAGCCATCAAAGACGCGGCGCCCGATCTTGTCGTGATGACCGACGTCTGCCTCTGCGAGTACACCAGCCACGGGCACTGCGGCGTGGTCGACCACGGAGAGGTGTTGAACGACCCCACCCTCGACCTGCTGGCGCGCACGGCGGTGTCCCACGCGGAGGCAGGGGCGGACGTGGTCGCGCCGTCCGACATGATGGACGGGCGGGTGGCGGCCATTCGCGCGGGGCTCGACAGCGCCGGCCGCGCCGACGTGCCGATCCTGTCGTATGCGGCGAAGTACGCGTCGTCGTTCTACGGTCCCTTTCGGGAGGCTGCCGAGTCGGCGCCGCAGTTCGGCGACCGCCGCGGTTACCAGATGGACCCGGCGAATGGTCGGGAAGCGCTCCACGAGGTGCAGCTCGACCTCGACGAGGGAGCGGATATGGTGATGGTGAAGCCGGCCCTCGCCTTCCTCGACGTCTTGTGGCGGGTCAAGGCGATGTCGCCGGTGCCGGTTGGCGCGTACAACGTGAGTGGCGAGTACGCCATGCTGATGGCCGCCGCCGAGCGAGGCTGGATCGACGGCCAAGCAGTGATGTTCGAGGTCCTGCATTCCATCAAGCGCGCGGGTGCCGACTTCATTCTGACCTACCACGCACGCGCGGCCGCTCGTGCGCTGGCCTGGCGGTGA
- the hemC gene encoding hydroxymethylbilane synthase, which produces MRARRAGGNRRQLRIGTRGSLLARRQAAIVMDALCAMFPTLQCTIEVIRTEGDEAADVDFSHFAAPGVFVRRIEAALLDGRIDLAVHSFKDLPSSSPDALTIAAFLPREDPRDALVSRSASLASLPDGATVGTGSARRQALIRDVRPRLDLRPIRGNVDTRLGRVARGDLDAVVVAAAGLARLERSDAATEILDPATFIPSPGQGILAVQARRDDPSVYELAHALDDPETRVCAQAERSVAVAVDAGCQTPFGAYAKIQDGEISVSAFLAPDGVGGIVRRAITGSREDALEIGGAVGVALATAAARAS; this is translated from the coding sequence ATGAGAGCACGGCGCGCTGGCGGCAATCGGCGCCAGCTTCGGATCGGGACGCGCGGAAGCCTCCTCGCTCGCCGCCAGGCCGCCATCGTGATGGATGCCCTCTGCGCGATGTTCCCGACGTTGCAATGCACCATCGAGGTCATTCGGACCGAGGGAGACGAGGCCGCGGATGTCGACTTTTCCCATTTCGCCGCTCCGGGTGTCTTCGTTCGGCGGATTGAAGCGGCGCTGCTCGACGGGCGGATCGACCTGGCGGTGCACAGTTTCAAAGACCTGCCGTCCTCATCGCCGGATGCGCTGACGATCGCCGCCTTTCTCCCTCGCGAAGATCCCCGGGATGCGCTCGTTTCGAGATCCGCCTCGCTCGCGTCTCTCCCCGACGGCGCGACCGTCGGGACCGGCAGCGCCCGACGACAGGCCCTCATCCGAGACGTCCGGCCTCGCCTGGACCTTCGCCCTATTCGCGGGAATGTGGACACGCGGCTGGGTAGGGTGGCCCGGGGCGACCTCGACGCGGTCGTGGTCGCCGCCGCGGGCCTCGCGCGCCTCGAGCGAAGTGACGCCGCGACCGAGATTCTCGACCCCGCGACCTTTATTCCTTCACCGGGACAGGGGATCCTCGCGGTGCAGGCGCGGCGCGATGACCCGTCCGTCTACGAGCTCGCGCACGCTCTCGACGATCCGGAGACGCGCGTGTGCGCTCAAGCCGAGCGATCCGTGGCGGTCGCAGTCGACGCCGGCTGTCAGACGCCGTTCGGCGCGTACGCAAAGATCCAGGACGGAGAGATCTCGGTTTCTGCGTTTCTCGCCCCCGACGGGGTCGGCGGCATCGTCCGACGGGCGATCACTGGGTCGCGGGAGGACGCGCTCGAGATCGGCGGGGCCGTCGGGGTGGCGCTGGCAACGGCCGCGGCGCGCGCGTCATGA
- a CDS encoding UDP-N-acetylglucosamine--N-acetylmuramyl-(pentapeptide) pyrophosphoryl-undecaprenol N-acetylglucosamine transferase, translating into MRVLLAGGGSGGSAAPVIAVAEALKRTCPDAEFLYLITSRGPEGEMVRAAGIPTRRVHSGRLRRYATWRNATDPFLVLAGLAEAATLARDFRPAVAFGAGGFATVPPLIAAAMARTPIAIHQQDVQPGLANRILRPFASAATIALQDTRRWSRWRNAPVVGNPVRDAMLHGSAERARATFDLEQRRPVVLITGGGTGALRLNQLAAGAAHAILDHAQVLHLTGVGKGIPVSSNRGYRQIEFLTTEMADALAVADVIVSRAGMSALSEIAALEKPAIVLPMPGSHQVLNADALRRHDAAVVLDERACTGAELAEQVIRLLGDRDRRARLGRSLARMLPTDAADAIARGLTAIARGRGQDRRPH; encoded by the coding sequence GTGCGGGTGCTCCTCGCGGGCGGGGGCTCGGGTGGGTCCGCCGCGCCGGTCATCGCGGTGGCCGAAGCCCTCAAGCGCACGTGCCCGGACGCCGAGTTCCTCTATCTGATTACGTCCCGTGGCCCCGAGGGCGAGATGGTGCGAGCGGCGGGAATCCCCACGCGACGGGTCCACTCGGGGCGGCTCCGCCGCTACGCGACCTGGCGCAATGCCACGGATCCCTTCCTGGTGCTCGCCGGGCTCGCTGAGGCGGCCACCCTCGCGCGCGATTTTCGGCCTGCTGTCGCCTTTGGTGCGGGAGGCTTCGCGACGGTGCCGCCGCTCATCGCGGCCGCGATGGCTCGAACGCCCATCGCCATCCATCAGCAGGATGTGCAACCGGGCCTCGCGAACCGCATCCTGCGGCCCTTTGCCTCGGCGGCCACCATCGCCCTCCAGGACACGCGCCGGTGGTCACGGTGGCGGAACGCGCCCGTGGTGGGGAACCCCGTTCGGGACGCGATGCTCCACGGTAGCGCAGAACGCGCGCGGGCGACGTTCGACCTGGAGCAACGGCGACCCGTCGTGCTGATCACCGGTGGCGGCACGGGCGCGCTCCGCCTGAATCAGCTAGCGGCGGGGGCCGCGCACGCCATCCTCGACCACGCGCAGGTCCTTCACCTCACCGGGGTGGGGAAAGGAATACCCGTCTCATCCAACCGGGGCTATCGCCAGATCGAATTTCTCACCACCGAGATGGCGGACGCGCTCGCGGTAGCGGACGTCATCGTCTCGCGCGCCGGGATGTCGGCGCTCAGCGAGATCGCCGCCCTCGAGAAGCCCGCCATCGTCCTGCCGATGCCCGGCTCCCACCAGGTGCTGAATGCTGATGCCCTCAGACGGCATGACGCGGCGGTCGTTCTGGATGAGCGAGCGTGCACGGGGGCTGAGCTCGCGGAGCAGGTCATTCGCCTGCTCGGCGACCGGGATCGGCGGGCCCGTCTCGGGCGTTCCTTGGCCCGCATGCTGCCGACGGACGCCGCGGACGCAATTGCGCGGGGACTTACCGCCATTGCCCGTGGGCGAGGCCAGGATCGGCGTCCCCATTGA
- a CDS encoding D-alanine--D-alanine ligase family protein, with protein sequence MSKARVALIYGGRSGEHEVSVASARSLVRAIDPDRYTVLPIKIDHEGSWLLSEPGSPAATSTQRVLPSADPGRRGFVCLATSGNPDGDFYEIDVAFPLVHGTYGEDGCLQGLLEMAGIPYVGSGVLASAVSMDKIVMKSVFRAEGFPTPRWIAVDRTDAETDPCLPERIAEEIGFPCFVKPSNLGSSVGINKARDEDQLADAIALAAQFSARLIVEQGLEVREIECGVLGNHEPSASVVGEIIPARDFYDYEAKYHDQRTQFVIPASLPEAIASRVRDLAVRAFQAIGGAGMARVDFFLGRDDGAVYLNEINTIPGFTDMSVYPRLWNASGVAYGQLIDRLISLAFERHADQARNRTRYA encoded by the coding sequence ATGTCGAAGGCGCGCGTAGCGCTGATCTATGGCGGTCGGTCTGGCGAGCACGAGGTGTCCGTCGCGTCCGCGCGCTCGCTGGTGCGGGCCATCGACCCGGATCGCTACACCGTGCTCCCCATCAAGATCGACCACGAGGGATCGTGGCTGCTGTCGGAGCCCGGATCTCCCGCGGCCACGAGCACGCAGCGCGTCCTTCCCAGCGCTGATCCTGGCCGCCGCGGGTTCGTCTGCCTCGCCACCTCGGGCAACCCCGACGGCGACTTCTACGAGATCGACGTCGCCTTCCCCCTCGTCCACGGGACGTACGGCGAGGATGGATGCCTTCAGGGCCTGCTCGAGATGGCCGGCATCCCGTACGTGGGATCGGGTGTGCTCGCCTCCGCGGTGTCGATGGACAAGATCGTGATGAAGTCCGTCTTCCGCGCGGAGGGATTCCCGACGCCACGGTGGATCGCCGTCGATCGGACGGACGCCGAGACCGATCCGTGCCTGCCCGAGCGGATCGCCGAAGAGATCGGCTTCCCTTGCTTCGTGAAACCGAGCAACCTCGGGTCAAGCGTTGGGATCAACAAGGCGCGCGACGAGGACCAACTCGCGGATGCGATCGCGCTCGCAGCGCAGTTCAGCGCCCGCCTCATCGTCGAGCAAGGGCTCGAAGTGCGGGAGATCGAGTGCGGAGTTCTCGGCAACCACGAGCCCAGCGCATCGGTGGTCGGCGAGATCATCCCAGCGCGCGACTTCTACGACTACGAGGCGAAGTATCATGACCAGCGCACCCAGTTCGTGATTCCCGCGTCGCTACCCGAGGCGATCGCGTCGCGGGTGCGTGATCTGGCCGTGCGCGCCTTTCAGGCGATCGGCGGGGCGGGCATGGCGCGCGTCGATTTCTTCCTCGGGCGCGACGACGGCGCCGTTTACTTGAACGAGATCAACACGATACCGGGATTCACCGACATGAGCGTATATCCGCGCCTGTGGAACGCGTCGGGAGTCGCCTATGGGCAGCTCATCGACCGATTGATCTCCCTCGCCTTCGAGCGCCACGCCGATCAAGCCCGCAACCGGACCCGGTACGCCTAG
- a CDS encoding uroporphyrinogen-III synthase: MSIERPAAVPKGGLRGRRVLITRPAGQARRLVEALEDEGAQAVTAPAIRIEPPASWEDVDRAIRDGGYDWVIFTSANGVRAFWGRLNEAHRGADWFAGARIAAIGPETARALTTIGVRPDLVPDEYVAEALIACLADAGPLDGMRVLLPRTDIARETLAVGLRDRGAVVDQVATYRTVTSAPPPGLLAQLRAGEIDAVTFTSSSTVRGLLEMLGGETDALNGVVVACIGPVTADTARSLGLHPAVVAHTYTAEGLVTALRAYFAAR, encoded by the coding sequence ATGAGCATCGAGCGTCCGGCCGCGGTCCCGAAGGGGGGGCTGCGGGGCCGGAGGGTCCTGATCACCCGCCCCGCCGGCCAGGCCCGGCGGCTCGTCGAGGCGCTGGAGGATGAGGGCGCCCAGGCGGTGACGGCGCCGGCCATTCGCATCGAGCCGCCGGCCTCATGGGAGGACGTCGATCGGGCCATCCGAGACGGCGGGTACGATTGGGTCATCTTCACCAGCGCCAACGGCGTGCGGGCCTTCTGGGGGCGCCTGAATGAGGCCCATCGGGGGGCGGACTGGTTCGCCGGCGCCCGGATCGCAGCCATCGGGCCGGAGACGGCTCGCGCCCTCACGACAATCGGGGTTCGACCGGACCTTGTGCCGGATGAGTACGTGGCTGAGGCGCTCATCGCCTGCCTTGCCGACGCTGGGCCCCTCGATGGAATGCGGGTCCTCCTTCCCCGAACGGATATCGCCCGCGAGACCCTGGCCGTGGGGCTTCGCGATCGGGGCGCCGTCGTCGATCAGGTCGCCACGTATCGCACGGTCACCAGCGCGCCGCCGCCCGGGCTCCTGGCGCAGCTCCGGGCCGGCGAGATCGACGCCGTCACGTTCACCAGTTCGTCCACGGTTCGGGGGCTGCTGGAGATGCTCGGCGGCGAAACGGACGCGCTGAATGGCGTGGTGGTCGCGTGTATTGGTCCGGTCACGGCCGACACGGCACGCTCCCTTGGGCTCCACCCGGCCGTGGTCGCCCACACCTACACCGCCGAAGGGCTCGTCACGGCCCTCAGAGCCTACTTTGCGGCCCGGTAG